CGTGATCGATCCCGGCCAGCCGCTCGGAGAGTCCCCCGGCATCGCCGGTGGCTGCCTTAACCATAATAAACGCGTGCACCATGGGATGTCAATGATTATCAATTAACAAAAAGCTTTCCCGGCGGTTCCGGACGAATCTGGTCGGGCAGCGGCCCGCGTTCCGCGCCGCTGGCGTGCGAAAGAGTAACATTATTGCACCCAGTCGTTGTAAGACGACTATGAATTTCATTATCGTGGGTGCAGGCCGTGTCGGAATGCGAACCGCACGAGTGCTCAAAGAGGAGAACCACGAGTCCGTGTTGATCGAACCCGACGAGACGAAAGTCGAGCGGTTGCGCGGCTCCGGGTTCGAGGTCGTCCGGGGCGACGGCAGCGACGAGGCGACGTTGCTCGGGCAGGATCTCGAGACGGTGGACGGAATCGCCGCCCTCTCGGGCGATCTCGTCGCCAACTTCATCGCTTGCATGATCGGCAAACGCCACGGCTGTCGAACGGTCGCCCGGGTCGACAGCGACGATCACGAGTACCTCGTCGGCAAGTACGCCGATTCGGTCGACGAGGTCATTTACCCCGAACGCCTCGGCGCGATCGCCGCAAAGAACGCCCTCGTCGGCGGGAGCGTCCGGGCGGTCGCGGACATCGCACAGAACCTCCAGTTGCTCGAGCTCACCGTCACGCCCGGGTCGCCGATGCGGGGCTACTCGCTGTCGGAGCTGGAACTTCCCGCGGACGCCCGGGTGCTCGCGTTCGGCAAGGAGGGCCGTCGCCTCCAGCTTCCGGACGCCGACGCCTCCCTGGAGGTCGGCGACCGCGTCGTCGCGATCGCGGATTCCGGCGTCCTCCGGGAGGTCGAACAGATCATCGTCGGCGAGGGCGACCGCGCACTCGCTCGAGGTGGTGTCTGAGATGGTGCTCGCCTACGTGATGGTCAAAGCCCACACCGGCGAAGCGGGGCGCCTCCGCGACGACGTCGAGGCGATCGACGGCGTCGTTGCCGCACACATCGTCGCCGGTGACGTCGACATCATCGCGAAACTCGATGTCGACTCCCCGGGCGGGGTCAAGGAGATCGCCGCCGACGGGATCCAGGCGCTCGGCGGCGTCGAGGACACGCACACGTATATCGCGATGGAATGACAGCCCGGGCGTGCACCCACCGCGGCCCACGGACGGCGACGGCCCGGGCGACGCTCCGCCCGGAGGCGTCGCTGTCGTTCGTTGTTGCCTGATAAAAACGGTCGATCCGAAACGGAGCGTCGTCGGCCGTGGGCCGACGGGGGCGCTCTATTGTCGGACGAGGTTCGTCGCGCGCGGTCCCTTCGGCGAGGACTCGATGTCGAACTCGACGTCTTGGCCCTCCTCGAGGTCCGGGCCGCCGACGTCCTCCATGTGGAAGAACACGTCTTCGTCGTCGTCTACCGCGTCGTCGTCAGTCGAGATGAAACCGTAGCCGCCAGTGTCGTTGAAGAAGTCAACAGTACCGTTTGCCATTACAACCACACGTTGTCCCGAGACGGGTATAACCCTTCCGAGGGTCGGGGTACCACGACACCCCCGCCGTCGTGGGGGCCGGAAGAACAGAGGGACCACCTGATAAAAGGACAGGTGTGCAAAGCATTTATATAAGGAGTAGGCAAATCATATAAGCGTAATGCCAGGGCCCACCCGACAGCGAGAGCGCACCAGCGAGGAGGAGACGGAAACGGAGGAGGAAACCGGCTGTCCCGAGTGCGAGTCGGACTCACTGGTGCGGAGCGCCGACGGGGGTGGCGAACTCGTCTGTGAGGACTGCGGGCTCGTCATCGAAGAGGAGAACATCGATCGGGGCCCGGAGTGGCGGGCGTTCAACCACTCCGAGCGCCAATCGAAGTCCCGCGTCGGCGCGCCGACGACCCAGACGATGCACGACAAGGGGCTTACCACGCAGATCGACTGGAAGGACAAGGACGCCTACGGTCGGTCGATCTCCTCGGAGAAACGCTCACAGATGCACCGCCTCCGGAAGTGGCAAGAACGGATTCGGACAAAGGACGCGGGCGAGCGAAACCTGCAGTTCGCGCTCTCGGAGATCGACCGGATGTCCTCGGCGCTCGGGGTCCCCCGATCGGTCCGGGAGGTCGCCTCGGTCATCTACCGGCGCGCGCTCGACGACGATTTGATCCGGGGCCGTTCGATCGAGGGTGTCGCGACCGCCGCGCTTTATGCGGCCTGCCGCCAGGAAGGTATCCCGCGCAGTCTCGACGAAGTCGCCGAGGTCGCACGAGTCGAACAGAAAGAGATCGGGCGAACCTATCGGTATATCGCCCAGGAACTCTCGCTCGGGCTCGAACCCGTCGATCCCGTCCAGTACGTCCCCCGGTTTTGTTCGGAACTCGGCCTGAGCGAGGAGGTCGAACAGAAGACTCGCGAGATCATCGAGGTGACAGCCGAAAAGGGGATGCTCTCGGGAAAGTCGCCGACCGGCTACGCCGCCGCGGCGATCTATGCGGCCTCGCTTCTGTGTAACGAAAAAAAGACCCAACGGGAGGTCGCCGAGGTCGCCCAGGTCACGGAGGTAACCATCCGGAACCGGTATCAAGAACAGATCGAAGCGCTCGGCATCCACTGATCGGTCCCGTCCGAACCGTCGACGCGATCCGTTCGACCGCCTCTTTTTGAGTTGTCGCTGTCAACACGGTCAAGTCAGTGAGTGCCCTACTTACAGGCGATGACTGTTTCGGAGCCGTCCGGTAGCGAGCGGAGCGAGCGAACGTCCCCGGATCTGATCGACGGGCTCGAAGCGGGCGTGACGACGGCCGACGGTCACCGGGAGCGCTTCGGCGTCGAAGCCCCCGCTCGCGGCGAGGTCGTCGGACACCTCCCGGCGTGCACGCCCGCGGACGTCGAGGCCGCGTTCGATCGAGCCGAGACGGCCGCAGACGCTTGG
The genomic region above belongs to Natronomonas moolapensis 8.8.11 and contains:
- a CDS encoding potassium channel family protein; translation: MNFIIVGAGRVGMRTARVLKEENHESVLIEPDETKVERLRGSGFEVVRGDGSDEATLLGQDLETVDGIAALSGDLVANFIACMIGKRHGCRTVARVDSDDHEYLVGKYADSVDEVIYPERLGAIAAKNALVGGSVRAVADIAQNLQLLELTVTPGSPMRGYSLSELELPADARVLAFGKEGRRLQLPDADASLEVGDRVVAIADSGVLREVEQIIVGEGDRALARGGV
- a CDS encoding Lrp/AsnC ligand binding domain-containing protein — encoded protein: MVLAYVMVKAHTGEAGRLRDDVEAIDGVVAAHIVAGDVDIIAKLDVDSPGGVKEIAADGIQALGGVEDTHTYIAME
- a CDS encoding cold-shock protein, encoding MANGTVDFFNDTGGYGFISTDDDAVDDDEDVFFHMEDVGGPDLEEGQDVEFDIESSPKGPRATNLVRQ
- a CDS encoding transcription initiation factor IIB, with the translated sequence MPGPTRQRERTSEEETETEEETGCPECESDSLVRSADGGGELVCEDCGLVIEEENIDRGPEWRAFNHSERQSKSRVGAPTTQTMHDKGLTTQIDWKDKDAYGRSISSEKRSQMHRLRKWQERIRTKDAGERNLQFALSEIDRMSSALGVPRSVREVASVIYRRALDDDLIRGRSIEGVATAALYAACRQEGIPRSLDEVAEVARVEQKEIGRTYRYIAQELSLGLEPVDPVQYVPRFCSELGLSEEVEQKTREIIEVTAEKGMLSGKSPTGYAAAAIYAASLLCNEKKTQREVAEVAQVTEVTIRNRYQEQIEALGIH